Genomic DNA from Euleptes europaea isolate rEulEur1 chromosome 14, rEulEur1.hap1, whole genome shotgun sequence:
TGTAACTGCTTAAGAagcagatcacgatgggtagccatgatagtctgtcaatagcagcaccagtccagtagccccttaaatactaacacaatttctggcatggtatgagcttgtgtgagctacagctcacttcttcagatacagctagaatgtgagtccatgtTTGATAgttggactcacattctagctgtatctgaagaagagctgtggctcacgaaagctcataccgtggcacagagtggtaagctgcagtactgcagtccaagctctgctcacgacctgagttcaatcccgacagaagttggtttcaggtagccggctcaaggttgactcagccttccatcctatggaggttggtcaaatgagtacccagcttgctgggggtaaagggaagatgactggggaaggcactggcaaaccaccccgtaaacaaagtctgccttggaaacgtcgggatgtgacgtcaccccatgggtcaggaatgacctggtgcttgcacaggggacctttacctttaagggggtactggactcttgctcttttctactgcttaagAAGCAGGAATCTTTCACGCCCAGCTTTGCTCCATTACTGCCTCTCTGTGTGAAGAAGATCCTAACTCTTTGCATGCTGATCTGATCTCCCGCCCCCAGGTATGGCGTCAACAAGCTGGAGGAGATGCTGCGCCCCCTGGTGGCTGATGGTCTGAAGTGCGTTCTGATATTTGGAGTCCCAACTAAAGCAGCCAAGGTGCGAAAAGAGACTGGAGGGGTGATGGCGGCTGCAgtatgaatctgggaccttctgcacgcataGCCTGTGTTCTGCCATTTAGCTATGACCCAGTTCCCCTAGTTAGGCTACACGGCATACCGGTTTACTCATATCCTGCCTCCTTCCCGGCAGGATGAACGAGGCTCTGCTGCCGACTCAAAGGACACACCGGCAATCCAGGCTGTGAAGACGATCCGGACTGAATTCCCGGAGCTGCTGATCGCCTGTGATGTCTGCCTGTGCCCGTACACGTCTCACGGACATTGTGGTAAGTGCCATGGGGCGCTAGTTCTGTCTGCCCTCTGTTCGTAGGGCCAAGACACTGTTTGGGTTGTATGCTGAACTAGATGAGGCCAGAAGGGGAAGAGACAGTGGCTTTGGTATCCTTTGGCTTTGTGTCTGGAATGAAATCTCACTAAAACTATAGTTGATAGTTTGCATTCATTTTTACTTGCTTTGAGAaccaattttgttgttgttgaaaggcACGGTAAAAATAcaaatcaataataataaatgtcCTATCTGCAGCGAGAAAATTCTGCAACCTTGTATACATTTTCTTGTGggtcaatcaatcatttattttacggtcatttgaccaaaaaaagaacagatctaatcaggagtaatataaatttacaataaaaacagtatcaataTTTTTCTCGCGGGTCAATGGAATGGCAAGGCAAATGTTCCTTATTGCATATGACATACACAGAGAGCACATGTGCTGTTTTCTGTCCGTTGGGAATACTGATCAGGGTTTCCTACACCTTCCTGTCTCCTGTGTTCCTTTTTTCCGCATTCATTCCAGCCTTAAAGGCTAGAaaccaggtttttgtttttgatgTAAGGTGAAATGGGTGTGGTAGCAGCCTGGGATATTGCTTCTATAATAAAAGGCTTGACTGGTTCTTGAGCTTGGTTCTCACAAGCCTGACTAAAGCAGTGGGGAAGTGGGAGCAGGTGGAGAATGAGGCCTCTTCTCATCGTATCTGGGACTGGACGCTGACAGTTGTTTAATTAGTTGACCTTGCCTTTCAGGCATCCTTCGGGAGGATGGCACCCTCCAGAATGAGGCCAGCTGCCAGAGACTGGCAGAGGTGGCACTGGCCTATGCCAAGGCAGGTGAGTGTTGAATCCATTCCATTTCAGTTTATTATATATAGAGAGAAATATTGTTGTATGCTATAAGCATCATAAGGAATGCCCCAGTGGAGCAGGCCCAAGTTCCAAGTGGCACAGAATCCCGTTGCCAATAATGGCCAACTAGATGCCCAGGATGACCTggaaacagggcacagaggtcaaCGCCTCACCCTGTACTTGGCACCTGAGTAACTGGCATCCGAAgttacactgcctctgaacaaagaggttccatttagccatcatggctagtagccattgatgggacCTGACCTCCTTGAATTTCTCTAATCCTGCATGTgatagtgaattccacaagttaattaaatATTGCAGGGAAAAGTGTCAAAGTTATTCTTTGTAGATGACAAGTTAGGCAAAACCAAACAGCAAAAGGCTGGGGGTTGAATCCTCACGAGCCCAGGGTAACTAGCCACCACCAGTCCCTTTAACTAACCCTTCAGCCAAGAGGACACAGGACAGAGTCTCTAGCCTTACCGGGTGTTAAACAAGGTCAGCCCTGCTAGGTGGGACCCTTGCAAGCTGAGTTCTGCTAAACACTTAAtgtggtagctgtagccaataaAGAGCTCATTCACTGGATTCAGATGGGAGCCCCGGaacccaagaacaccacaaaatatgATAAGGTTTGTTAAAGGAATGTGCAGAGATAAGAGCAGTGAATAGCAAGAATAAAATAACAGAGGCTAACCAGGTGACCTTAACCAGTCAGGTGTGTTGCTAGCATGAGACCATGTACTCTGCAGCTGCATGTAGGCCCAGTTAAGCAAGCCACCTTTCCTCACCCAGGGGTCCTTGTGCTAAAGAGAAGGAATGTGTAGTCAAAACTCCCTCCTGGTTCCTGCCCTTGAAACTTCCAGGCTCCATGACTTCACCGGCATTTGTGTCAGACTCCCATCTCTTCCTTATCATGCTGTATAAAACTGCAGTCAGCATGACCTCAAGTTCCCAGAGAGAGAAGCTCCTATGATTTTATAGACCCAAAGCCTGAACTAATGTTGCTGAAAAGCCAAGAAACTACGCATAATTGTATGAACCTCTATAAGAGGTTTATATCGATATCCAGAAACTAGGAATCATGCAAGTCAGCTTACCACCCCTGCAATTCAACATAGAATGTGTGATAAACTGACTGCGATCAAGGTATTAATTGCATCTCTTCAGTGTTACCTGGAACCTCTTGTCTCCTTTGTGTTTCTTATTCTTCCAGGATGCCACATTGTGGCCCCCTCGGATATGATGGACGGACGCATCCGAGCAATAAAGGAGGCCCTGATCGCCAACGACATGGGCAACAAGGTGAGCAATGAGGCCACAGAAAGAGTTTGCAATAAGAGCACCCCTAGGTGCTACTTGAGCCCCACACCATATTTGTGTGCCATGCCCCAGCCCTGCAACAAATTTTATTTACAAAGGATGGCGGCTGTGAGTATGTGTGCTTTTGACTCAACACGACTGCAGAGTATAATTCTTTTTATGTCAGCTTGACCTGAAATACTGCGTTCCTGCCTGCAAGTCATACTCTGTAGGGACCTAACTTCTCCAGGCTGTTCAGTAGCATTGAAACTTCAGTCAATTTTCTCTTTGTTCAGGGTTGTGGTAGCTTAATGGGGGGTACTGATAAGGGTTCCAGAGCATGATTAGGCTCTTGAAACAACTGGTTGGGGTTTTCAAGAGCCTGCACTGAGGGTGTGTTGGGAAGCCTCCAACTAAGCCCCTAGCACACCCTGATCTTTCTGTTTCGTCTACAGGTTTCGGTCATGAGCTACAGTGCCAAGTTTGCTTCCTGCTTCTACGGCCCTTTTAGGTGAGACTCTGTTGGGCCTTAGAGTCCATTTCTGACTTCTGAACAGGAGGGTTTCTGTTTGTCCTAGAAAGCTGGGTTAATATTGTAACCCTTGTTTAATTGTTCACTGATGTTCTCTAAGCTGAGCACCGGACCTGAACGTTTTCggcccatctccccctcccctctataTCAAATTTTAGACCGCTTCTCAGGACAGTAGAActcattttttttattctgcAAAATACTATAAACTTAGATATTGTAGAGATAAATAATGATGATAGCAAAGTGTGGGCAGAGATTGGTGCTGAAGAATCGCTTTTGGAAAGCCCATTGGAGATTTTACTTGAACTTTCCAGGTCCTTGCTTTGTGTGTTTACAAAGATCTATTCTTCCCTTTCCATAAGTTCACAGTGAAAGGATAAAACCATTAATTAAGGCATCTATTTGAATGAATACAGCagactagcaaccctacccccacttgCCAAAGTTAAGCTGTTTTTTCTTGAAAGGCCTCCCTTTGTGGGACTATGtggggaaatttggggagggctgtggctcagtggtagagcagctgcttggcatgcagacggtcccaggttcaatccccagcatctccagttaaagggactaggcaagtaggtgatgtgaaagacctctacctgagaccctgccagtctgagtagacaatactgatccgatggaccaagggtctgattcagtacaaggcagcttcatgtgttcatgtgaaatatcCTTAATTCTTCCCtgattttctcccccttcccctgtaGAGATGCAGCCTTGTCCAAACCCGCCTTTGGAGACAGACGATGCTACCAGCTTCCTCCAGGCGCCCGAGGATTGGCTGTGCGAGCCGTGGTGAGTCACCCCATCTTGATTCCTCCTGGGTGAACCCAATATTCCACTTGGCCTTGAAAGAGATGCCTCGAACTCCATCCTTGTCCTCTTCTCTCAAAGCTTTAGCTGCTGCCATACCGGGCACCACATAAAAGCATTCCGCTGGGAAGTCTTTGGTTCATTATTCTCAGGGGctctgtgctggggagggggctgtgagaaTCTGCTGCCCTGGCCCTCTTGCAACAGAAATTACCTCGGGacgtggtgagctctctttccctggaggtttttaagcagaggctagatggccatctgtcagcaatgctgattctgtgaccgtgggcagatcatgagaggggagggcatcttggccatcttctgggcatggagtaggggtcactgagggtgtgggggaggtagttgtgaattccctgcattgtgcaaggggttggactagatgaccctggtagtcccttccaactctgtgattctattctattctaaatTGGAGATCCTCTTAGTGGAATTACTTTGCTTGGGATTGGAGATCAAGGCTGAGCTTGATTCTCAGGGAGTTGCCCACTAGAGATTGTGCTGAGTTTTTTCCTACTTGTGTCCCTGCTTGTTGAGAACATACCATTTTGGGGGTGACAAGGTACTGAGGTGGGAACAACAATCAGGCCTTTGCTAACTCTAAGTGGGAGCCCCCTAATGGCAGAGCACATGAACTACACGTggcaaggtcccaagttcaatccctgctaTTTCCAATTAAAGAAACTCAAGTATCGCCACTGACACCGTTCAGGCATTCTCCCCACTTCCTCTATTTCTCCCCCTCTGCCGTCCAAGTTAGTTCATGACTGGGTTTAGCACAAACCAGCATTGTCACAATATGGCAATTTGCCCTGTTTTAAAAGACCACATTATGCACAGAAACAGTCCAAAAGCCCCTTCCCCGTGAgaaaggtacactgaataaacaGCTCTTCTCTGCCAGGTCACCTGACGGTGATTTTTACTAACTGTAGCTGACCATTTAAGAGGCTGTTCCCATGTCTTGCCTTGCTGGACTGTAATTACTACTACAAAGAAATCTTGTCTTATGAGAAGGGGCTTTAGCTATGGCCTAGGAGAATTTCCAAGGGGGCCATAGTTTCTCAGGTGTAGGACAGCGTCTCATGTCCCTTTACTATTACCTTGAGGGGACAAAAGCAAAAGGTAGAAGTCATGTCATCCATCCTCCTGTCTGTGGGCAATACGTCGTGACCCAAAGGAAGAAGAGGCAAGAAGAAACCAAACCTCTTACAAAATGTgtcccttgaagaagaagagttgtttttatatgccaactttctctaccacttaaggaagaatcaaactggcttagaatcaccttcccttcccctccccacaacagaccccctgtgaggtaggtggggctgagagagctgtatatagcccaaggtcacaccgttgacttcgtgtataggagtggggaaacaaacccagttcaccagattagcctacaccactcatgtggaggagtggggaatcaaacccagttctccagatcagactccactgctccaaaccaccactcttaaccactacaccacgctggctccatccCTAAAAGACAGTaagttgggggggagggcaggtttggtaAGCCAAATGACTTACTGGGACATGTGTGCACACGTGCATGGAAGAAGACAAGTACAGAAACCAGGAAGCTTTTCTCTGCTGTGGGCTCCCTTCCTGTTAGCTGCCTAGGGCAACAGGAAGACTTCAACTATCATGCGTGCTATGCTTTAAAGATTTTTCAACCAACATCTTTCCTTTGTTTTCCACCCCACCTCAGGACCGGGATGTGCGAGAAGGAGCAGATATGCTTATGGTAAAGCCAGGGATGCCCTATCTAGACCTTGTGCGGGAAGTCAAGGATAAAGTAAGTCCCCTGCTTCCTCTCCAGAATTATGAGGGGTGGCGTTGGCAGACTTTGCCTACACCAGTTTGTCCATAATCTTGGGTGGACTAAGGCATTCTGGCCTTGGCAGCATCTTGATGGAGCTGTATGTGTGCTTCTTTTCCAGCATCCCTCCCACCCACTGGCTGTTTACCACGTCTCAGGGGAGTTTGCCATGTTGTGGCACGGAGCACAAGCTGGGGCCTTTAACCTGAAgactgcagttctggaggccatGGCAGGGTTCAGACGAGCAGGTGAGAGAACAGAAGATCAGAGGGGCCCAGAAGTGCTATGAGGACCCCTGATGTCAAGAGAGTGTTCTTGTGTGGGTCAGAGTGCCCAGTGCCTCCTGGGTTGCTGACATTGCAGACACAGGCACTGAATCTTGAAGCACTCCTTCTGATGTGCACATGTGTTTTCCACGTCAATAGTTTTGATTCACCACCTACATGAAAACAGCTCTATACAGTTACTGAAAAGACAGGAGTTCTTCCTGCAGACATTTTATGATTAAACATGCAGTGTAAAACCATTAGAAGAAGGATGGGCTACAACTCAGGGAATGTACATGTATTATATGTATCATTCTAAAGAACTAGATGGAACAATGATCTGATTTGGTGTAAGACAACTTACGTTAAAAAGAAcagttgttggaggagagagaaaaatttgAAAAGGGCAGAAAATTAAACGGATACCAGACTTTTGCAAATAAAAATCAAGAAATTGGGAGGCTCACAAAAGACATTTAAGCCAGGGGATATTGTATGTAAATAAATGTTGAGACTTCAGGAGCGGCATAGAGTTGCAATAGCCTAACAATAGAGCATACACTTGGAACgtagaaagttccaggttcaatcccttgcccTGAACCCTActgattacatttttatttcacaCTTCTTTGGGGGAACTCAAGGCTGCATGCATAAATCTCCTCCTATCTTCACaaaatgaccctgtgaggtaggttagaaagTGAGAACCTTATGAC
This window encodes:
- the ALAD gene encoding delta-aminolevulinic acid dehydratase; this encodes MQLESLLHSGYFHPVLRSWQTSATAFDATNLIYPIFVTDSPDAVEPIPSLPGQARYGVNKLEEMLRPLVADGLKCVLIFGVPTKAAKDERGSAADSKDTPAIQAVKTIRTEFPELLIACDVCLCPYTSHGHCGILREDGTLQNEASCQRLAEVALAYAKAGCHIVAPSDMMDGRIRAIKEALIANDMGNKVSVMSYSAKFASCFYGPFRDAALSKPAFGDRRCYQLPPGARGLAVRAVDRDVREGADMLMVKPGMPYLDLVREVKDKHPSHPLAVYHVSGEFAMLWHGAQAGAFNLKTAVLEAMAGFRRAGADIIITYYVPQLLRWLKEDQA